GTTTAAGCTGAATCTCCTCCAAGAAAGTCCATGACCAAACTCCGCTGCCCCTTGCATGAGTCTATGCCTGCATTTATGCTGCATGTTCCTGAACCACTGGAGGCTTCTTCCATGCGCCGTTTATTCATCGCTCTGATGGTCGTTAGCTGTGCCACATGTTTCGCCCAACCACAACCGCAGCCAACGATCAAAGATTTCATCCGCGTGCAGTCGCCGGTGATCGCGCTGGAACACGTGCGCGTGATTGACGGCACAGGGGCGGCGGCGAAGGCCGACCAGACGATCTTAATCTCCGATGGAAAAATTATGGCCATAGGCAACACGCTGCTTGTGCCGCCCAATGCGAACCGCATGGACATGAGCGGTTACTCCGCGCTGCCTGGGCTGGTGGGCATGCATGACCATCTTTTTTATCCGGGCGGCGGGAGCCTCTACCATGACATGCCTTTCAGCTTTCCGCGGCTCTATCTGGCGCTAGGTGTAACCACGATCCGGACGACCGGCAGCATGGAGCCTTATACCGACCTGGAAATCAAGAAAGCCGTGGACGCTGGAAAAACTCCCGGCCCCAAGATCAACGCCACCGGCCCCTACCTGGAAGGGGAAGAGAAGCCGCTGTTTCTGCTGCAACTGCACGGGCTCAGCGGCCCCGATGACGCCACGCGCACGGTGGAGTACTGGGTAGCGGAGGGCGCGCGCTCATTCAAGGTCTATAACTACCTGACGCGCGCGGAGTTGAAAGCGGTGGTGGATACGGCGCATAAGCACGGCATCAAGGTCACGGGGCATCTGTGTTCGATCGGGTTCCGTGAGGCGGCGGAGCTTGGCATTGACGATCTGGAGCATGGGCTTACGGTGGATACGGAATTTCATCCGGACAAGAAGCCAGATGTTTGTCCCAATCCAAACCAGGCGGTAGCTGCGGCTGCCAAACTGGAAGTAACGAGCGAGCCGATCCAGACGACGATCAAGATGCTTGTGGCGAAACATGTGGCTGTAACATCAACACTGCCGGTGTTTGAGCAGTTTGTGGCTTCGCGCCCGGACGTGCCGCAGAAGGCGCTGGATATGCTGAGCGACGAGGCCGCCAAGGCATACCACGCGAATCGCGCGCGCGTCGGGCAGAACCCGCAGAGCCCGTGGCCAACGATGTTCCAGCGCGAAATGGAATTTGAGCGAGCGTTTGTGAAAGCCGGAGGAACACTGCTTGCGGGCCTGGATCCTACGGGCCTGGGCGGCATCATTGCCGGCTTTGGCGATTTGCGCGAAGTTGAACTGCTGGCGGAATCAGGGTTTACGCCGCTGGAGTCGATCAAGATCGCCACGCTAAACGGCGCGCAATTTCTGGGCGTCGCCGACCAGGTTGGCTCGCTCGCACCGGGAAAGCAGGCGGACATCATGCTGGTGAAAGGCGATCCTTCAAGCAAAATCGCCGACATAGAAAATGTTGAGTTGGTGTTCAAGGACGGTGTGGGTTGGGACTCAAAGAAGCTGATTGATTCGGTGAAAGGGCAGGTGGGCGTGAGGTAAGCAGTCAGCAACCGGTAGTCAGCAGTCTGCCAAAGAAATCGCCGCAGATTTCCGCTGATGAACGCAGATCAAAACGGGTAGCCGCGAATCAACGGCGAAAGACGCGAATCAATTTCTGTTTTTGATTAGTTTTGATTCGCGAAATTCGTGGCTTGCTTTTTCACCGCATGTCTAGGCTCTCTACCCAAACGCTAACAGCGTAGCCATCCTCTTCTTCAGCCAGAGCTTTTTCCCATCCAGCGCCAAGTTCAGGAAGAGCAGAGGCGCCCTGAATTCGCGCGAAGACTTTGAGAGTGGGTTCTTCGCAGGGAATCTGCATGTGGATGATGCCGTCAATTAATTTGGCTTCGCAGGTCGGCTCGCAATCTTTCATGAATTTTTTGCGCAGCGCGAGCAGAGACGTGTACCAATCCAGCATTGGATTTTCACCCTGCGTTAGCTGCCAGTTGAGTTTTGATCGCTTGAAGGTCACGGAGTCCTGCGGATCAGGCACATGGTGGCCGGCAAAATCAAAGTCTTTGAACTCCTGCTGGCGGCCTTCGCGTACGGCCTGCTGCAAGATGGGATCGCCGTAGTCCGTAAAGAAGAGGAAAGGATTGGGCTCGTCATATTCCTGGCCCATAAAGAGCAACGGCGTTTCTGAAGCCAGCAGCAGAAGCGCCGCAGCAAGCATTCGAGCGCCGCGAGGGACAAGCGCAGTAAGCCTCTCACCCGTGGCGCGATTGCCGACTTGGTCATGGTTCTGGATGCAGATCACGTGCGCT
The Terriglobia bacterium genome window above contains:
- a CDS encoding amidohydrolase family protein, with the protein product MRRLFIALMVVSCATCFAQPQPQPTIKDFIRVQSPVIALEHVRVIDGTGAAAKADQTILISDGKIMAIGNTLLVPPNANRMDMSGYSALPGLVGMHDHLFYPGGGSLYHDMPFSFPRLYLALGVTTIRTTGSMEPYTDLEIKKAVDAGKTPGPKINATGPYLEGEEKPLFLLQLHGLSGPDDATRTVEYWVAEGARSFKVYNYLTRAELKAVVDTAHKHGIKVTGHLCSIGFREAAELGIDDLEHGLTVDTEFHPDKKPDVCPNPNQAVAAAAKLEVTSEPIQTTIKMLVAKHVAVTSTLPVFEQFVASRPDVPQKALDMLSDEAAKAYHANRARVGQNPQSPWPTMFQREMEFERAFVKAGGTLLAGLDPTGLGGIIAGFGDLREVELLAESGFTPLESIKIATLNGAQFLGVADQVGSLAPGKQADIMLVKGDPSSKIADIENVELVFKDGVGWDSKKLIDSVKGQVGVR